In a single window of the Maniola jurtina chromosome 4, ilManJurt1.1, whole genome shotgun sequence genome:
- the LOC123864672 gene encoding uncharacterized protein LOC123864672 isoform X1, with product MKILLVLAVCAAGNAKILPEDFPQCKRSDPNLENCILQAVETVKPRLLSGIPEVSVPALDPFAVPTLKLDRTANNLRLKATIKNMKAYGGSNFKIEKLRLNLNNKYVAEVRITIPKLDVSADYDVRGSRILTLDISGKGKFRSNFTDITVIAKGSAKPVLKDGVEYLQADRIITKLKIGNGQVTIEDTERPVAATSAAAFFNGSPSIVLDILNPLVEDSSARIFKAFFNKIFGTIPLQEIFVEDAS from the exons ATGAAGATTTTATTAGTGCTTGCAGTGTGTGCTGCTGGAAATGCTAAAATTCTAC CCGAGGACTTCCCACAATGCAAACGAAGTGACCCAAACCTTGAGAACTGCATCCTACAAGCAGTAGAAACGGTCAAGCCGCGACTTCTCAGCGGGATCCCTGAAGTGAGCGTACCAGCCTTGGACCCTTTCGCAGTGCCCACCCTGAAGTTAGATAGAACTGCCAACAACTTGAGACTGAAGGCCACCATTAAGAATATGAAGGCGTATGGAGGATCGAACTTCAAGATTGAAAAACTAAG ACTGAACTTGAACAATAAGTATGTGGCAGAAGTGAGAATAACAATCCCCAAGTTGGACGTATCGGCTGACTACGATGTGCGAGGCTCCCGCATCCTTACCCTCGACATCAGTGGCAAGGGCAAATTCAGGAGCAACTTTA CTGATATAACTGTCATTGCCAAGGGTAGCGCAAAACCTGTCCTCAAAGATGGCGTAGAATACTTGCAGGCTGACAGGATCATCACCAAACTGAAGATCGGGAACGGACAAGTGACTATTGAAGATACTGAGAGACCAGTTGCTG CAACATCGGCTGCAGCGTTCTTCAACGGTAGCCCCTCAATCGTTTTGGATATCCTGAACCCACTCGTGGAAGATAGCAGCGCCCGTATCTTTAAGGCTTTCTTCAACAAAATATTTGGAACCATTCCTCTCCAGGAAATTTTTGTTGAAGACGCATCGTAA
- the LOC123864672 gene encoding uncharacterized protein LOC123864672 isoform X2 — MKILLVLAVCAAGNAKILPEDFPQCKRSDPNLENCILQAVETVKPRLLSGIPEVSVPALDPFAVPTLKLDRTANNLRLKATIKNMKAYGGSNFKIEKLRLNLNNKYVAEVRITIPKLDVSADYDVRGSRILTLDISGKGKFRSNFTDITVIAKGSAKPVLKDGVEYLQADRIITKLKIGNGQVTIEDTERPVAGNLCDFYLSRSKGFDRTTKKPQEI, encoded by the exons ATGAAGATTTTATTAGTGCTTGCAGTGTGTGCTGCTGGAAATGCTAAAATTCTAC CCGAGGACTTCCCACAATGCAAACGAAGTGACCCAAACCTTGAGAACTGCATCCTACAAGCAGTAGAAACGGTCAAGCCGCGACTTCTCAGCGGGATCCCTGAAGTGAGCGTACCAGCCTTGGACCCTTTCGCAGTGCCCACCCTGAAGTTAGATAGAACTGCCAACAACTTGAGACTGAAGGCCACCATTAAGAATATGAAGGCGTATGGAGGATCGAACTTCAAGATTGAAAAACTAAG ACTGAACTTGAACAATAAGTATGTGGCAGAAGTGAGAATAACAATCCCCAAGTTGGACGTATCGGCTGACTACGATGTGCGAGGCTCCCGCATCCTTACCCTCGACATCAGTGGCAAGGGCAAATTCAGGAGCAACTTTA CTGATATAACTGTCATTGCCAAGGGTAGCGCAAAACCTGTCCTCAAAGATGGCGTAGAATACTTGCAGGCTGACAGGATCATCACCAAACTGAAGATCGGGAACGGACAAGTGACTATTGAAGATACTGAGAGACCAGTTGCTG GGAATCTTTGTGATTTTTATCTGTCTAGGTCCAAGGGCTTCGACCGGACGACAAAAAAGCCACAGGAGATATGA
- the LOC123864656 gene encoding predicted GPI-anchored protein 58: MGLHSVVILVALGVAWLAQSTLAGVCNARTTVIQVKVPNRTNVTVKCPNKIKDPITFVPFSRGPCYQCQGSTCQLCKSFNPVAPSGNFARGSRTNIIIDFVKNNKPNKPSNNETITNKTDDTLLIVQDKSTTNSSSKAFAQGADGTSTAAASSSTNSMSNSAMIVAMSSDSSNGDKPSKQSIYVEDDTTSTSSADASVNSNSDTSSTPQQPASPPPPQTQQPESVPPAATPQESAPAQPLQQPQISPQPEQPAPTPEQPSQPNTSNPEQQTTAGQSTAPVQSSPEQPKNKPAKQPPKQAPEQASNKPAPAQQAPETPAPTNPAPQQPAPEQPEVPAPVQPVPEQPTPEQKPSNTTTTATATAVAITENN; encoded by the exons ATGGGACTACATAGCGTGGTTATTCTTGTCGCACTCGGAGTAGCCTGGCTG GCTCAATCTACGCTAGCTGGCGTGTGTAATGCACGAACCACTGTGATACAAGTAAAAGTACCTAATCGAACCAATGTAACGGTCAAGTgccctaataaaataaaagatccAATAACGTTCGTGCCATTTAGTAGGGGTCCATGCTACCAGTGCCAAGGATCAACATGTCAACTATGCAAGAGCTTTAACCCAGTGGCTCCTTCTGGAAACTTTGCACGAGGATCAAGAACTAACATTATTATAGACTTTGTCAAGAATAATAAGCCAAACAAACCATCGAATAATGAAACTATAACCAATAAAACTGATGATACCTTACTTATTGTGCAAGACAAATCTACAACAAATAGTTCTAGTAAAGCTTTTGCTCAAGGAGCTGACGGGACGAGCACTGCAGCGGCATCGTCTTCTACAAATTCTATGTCCAATTCTGCTATGATTGTCGCTATGAGTAGTGATTCATCTAATGGTGATAAACCATCTAAGCAAAGTATCTATGTGGAAGATGATACAACGTCTACTTCTAGCGCAGATGCATCTGTAAATAGTAACTCTGATACATCTTCTACGCCACAACAACCGGCTTCGCCTCCACCGCCACAGACACAGCAGCCTGAGTCAGTTCCTCCAGCAGCGACACCACAGGAATCTGCTCCAGCTCAACCACTCCAACAGCCGCAGATATCTCCACAACCAGAACAACCAGCTCCAACACCCGAGCAGCCTTCACAACCAAATACATCTAATCCAGAACAACAAACAACAGCAGGACAATCAACTGCCCCAGTTCAATCCAGTCCAGAGCAACCAAAAAATAAGCCAGCAAAACAACCACCTAAACAAGCACCCGAACAAGCATCCAACAAACCAGCACCCGCGCAACAAGCACCTGAAACCCCAGCGCCCACAAACCCGGCGCCTCAACAACCAGCACCCGAACAACCAGAAGTACCAGCGCCCGTACAACCAGTGCCTGAACAACCAACTCCAGAGCAAAAGCCCAGCAATACAACCACAACAGCAACGGCGACAGCAGTAGCAATAACGGaaaacaactaa